Proteins from a genomic interval of Verrucomicrobium sp.:
- the rsfS gene encoding ribosome silencing factor: MPATPSGLKLAKLCRTFAEEKKALDPVLLDLRKVSSVADFFLICSAESEPQLKAIGNGLELMLKNDYGLRPNAVDGFPRSHWVVVDYGDVMVHVFHANTRGFYSLEKLWGDAPRIA, translated from the coding sequence ATGCCTGCCACCCCTTCCGGCCTCAAACTGGCCAAGCTCTGCCGCACTTTCGCCGAGGAAAAAAAAGCCCTCGACCCCGTCCTCCTGGACCTGCGCAAGGTCTCCAGCGTCGCCGACTTCTTCCTCATCTGCTCCGCCGAGTCGGAGCCCCAGCTCAAAGCCATCGGCAACGGCCTGGAACTGATGCTGAAGAACGACTACGGCCTGCGCCCCAACGCCGTCGACGGCTTCCCCCGCAGCCACTGGGTCGTCGTCGACTACGGCGACGTCATGGTCCACGTCTTCCACGCCAATACCCGCGGCTTTTACAGCCTGGAAAAGCTCTGGGGAGACGCCCCCCGGATCGCCTAG